A region of the Clostridium estertheticum subsp. estertheticum genome:
AGCGGTACACCGGTTACTGGCATGGACCCAGTAACTACTGCAATATTAATTACTGCTTGTATTGCTATAACTGATGTAATCCCAATGCCAAGGATGGTTCCGTACATATCTTTACAAGTAACTGCTGTTTTAATACCTCTCCATATAAAAATTACAAACAACAACATTATAACTGTGCATCCTATTAGACCTAGTTCCTCACCAATTATTGCAAAGATGAAATCCGTTTGAGGCTCTGGTATATAAAGACATTTCTGCCTTGACTGACCAATGCCTGCGCCAGTAATTCCGCCTGACCCCAGTGCAAGAAGTGACTGAACTAATTGATATCCCTTACCTTGACTATCAGCAAAAGGGTCTCTGAAACTCATAAGTCTAGCCAATCTATATGGTTCAAAAATTGTTAAAGCACCAACTGCTGCAACAAGCGTAGAACCTATTGCAAAAAGGTGTAAAAATTTTGCACCTGCTGCAAATAATATAATAACCGTAACAATCATTATAACAGCTGCTATACTTAAGTTTGATCCAAGCAAAACTAGACCTGCATAAAATCCTGAAACTAATAAGTATGGACACATTCCTTTTAAAAATTCTTTTACTCTTTCTCCCTTTTTATCTAAACTCTTAGCCATAAACAAAACTACAGTGTATTTTGCAATTTCAGATGGCTGAATAGATGCGAACCCTAATGGAATCCATCTCTTAGCACCGTTAATGGCTGGGAAAGCTAAAACTACAAGTAAAAGTAGTATAGTAATTACCATCATAATGCCAGTATATCTTTTTAAAATATGATAATCAATTTTAATTGCTACAACCATTAAAATACTTCCAACAATTGCCCACATAATTTGTTTTTTCAAAAAATACTCTGGATCATTATATTTAAAAGCAGCAATATATGAACTAGAACTATAAACCATAACTACTCCAATAGCCACAAGAATCATTATTGTTGCAAATAATATAAAATCTATTTGTCCCATTTTAGAATTGTGTTTTTTCATATTATATCCTCCTTACATCACTAATAGGAAAATGATAGAAATCCAATTAAACAGAAAACTACTGTTGTTATAGAGAATACTGCAACAACTTTAGTTTCATTCCATCCACTTAATTCAAAATGATGATGAATGGGGGACATTTTAAATACTCTCTTACCCGTAGCCTTAAATACAAAAACTTGAATAATAACTGAGAGTGTCTCCATAACATATATACCACCTACAATAGCAACGAGGATCGGTGATTTTAGTATCATGCCAACACCTGCCACTGCTCCTCCAAGTGCTAAGGAACCCATATCTCCCATAAAAATTTGTGCTTTATAAAAATTGTATTTTAGGAATCCTAATAATGCACCCGCAAGTGCTGCACAAAATATTGCAAGAGAGGGATGAAACAACATATTGCTAACCAAAGCAAAAAATGTCATAACTATTATTGTAACTGAAGTTGCAAGTCCATCTAACCCATCAGTTAAATTTACTGCATTTGTAGTTGCCGCAAAATATATAATAATACAAGGTACATACCAAATTCCTAAATTTATACTCCAATTGGTAAATGGTATCATTATATCTGTTCCTAGCCTAATGGAGGTGTAATATCCAATTACTCCTGCAACTATTACTATAAGTAACATCTTTTGTTTAGATTTAAGTCCTTCATTCTCTTTATGTGTTATCTTAAGGAAATCATCAATAAGTCCTATTAATCCAAAAGCTATAAAACAATATAATGCAATCATTGCTTCATCATTTGTATGTCTAACAATTAATAACATTGTAATTATTGTTGAAACCATAAATATTATGCCACCCATAGTAGGTGTCCCAGCTTTTTTAAGATGACTTTTAGGTCCTTCTGCCCTTATATTCTGACCAAACTTAAGCTTATGTAGGAGTGGAATTAAAAGTGGTCCTTGTATAATTGATAATAAAAATGCAATTATTACAGAATAAATAATTAAATTCATTTTTTTATCACCTCTTTATTATTAATATTTTCGCAAAAATTTAAGTTCTCGAGTTCATTGACTATGCCCTCAAACTTCATATATCTTGAAGCTTTAACCAAAACAACATCACCCTGTTTTATAATTCCATCCAAAAATGAAACTACCTGGTTATAGGTTTCAAAGCTTCTATATTTATCTATATCATTAAATCCTTCTTTATATGCATCATTAAATTCGCCAAGTGTAATTAACAAATCAATGTTTTTACTTTTAGCATATTCTCCAACTTGTTTATGTGCATCATATGCACTATCCCCTAATTCTCTCATAGTGCCAAAAATTGCAATCTTTGTTGTGCCTCGAGTATTTCCTAGGACATCAATTGCAGCGAGCATTGAATCAGGACTAGCATTATAACAATCATTAATTATAGTAAATCTTTTCCCTTTTATTATATTTAAGCGCATAGATGTAACTTCAAGTTTTTTAAAACCTACCGCAATTTCTTTATAACTCATATCCATTACCCTTGCGCAAGCTACAGCGAGCATCGAATTAAGTATATTATGTCGTCCTGGTATATTCACCTCAATACCAGTTTCTATTAAATTCCCCTTATCTATTATGTTAAATTTTATTTTATTTTCAAGTATATTTAAATTGCATGCGTTGTAATCGGCCTTAGCGTCAATTCCTGTTTTTATAAGTTTATATTTTGATGTAATATCTTGTAATAGATCATTATCTGAATTTACAATTAGAACACCATTTTCACTAAAAAAGTCCGTTATTTCCATTTTAGCTTTTAAAATATTTTCTCTAGTTTTAAGATTTTCAATGTGAGACATTCCAATATTAGTAATAATAGCAATATCAGGGTTTGCAACTTCACATAAGTTATGAATCTCTTTAAAGTCACTCATGCCCATTTCAAGAACAGCAACATCATAACTTTTATCTAACTTAAATATCATCATTGGTAATCCTATTTCGTTATTAAAATTACCTAGTGTTTTAAACACTTTGAACTTAGCACTAAGCACTGCCGCAACCAAATCTTTTGTAGACGTCTTACCTGTAGAACCAGTAATTCCTACTACCTTTATATTAAGTTTATTTATGTAAAATTTAGCAAGCATCAGAAGTGCTTTTTTAGTGTCTTCTACCTTAATAACTGATGTTTTTTTATTAAACTCACTCCTTTTAAACTTCATATCATCAATTATACAAATTGAAGCTCCTTTTTTACTAGCCTCTAATGCATAATCATTAGCATTAAAATTCTCACCTTTTATTGCTATAAAAACATCTTCATCTTTTATAATTCTTGTATCTATGCATATATTATTGTGTTTAGTCTTCTCGCCTTGCAAAACTAGCTCTCCATGAATTGCATCTATTATCTCATTTGTAGTAATATACTCCATTTATAATTTCTCCTTAAGTATCTCTGAAATGACTTCTCTCTCGTCAAAATGTATAGTTTTATCTTTAAGTATTTGATAATCCTCATGACCTTTTCCTGCAATAACGATTATATCCCCAGTTGTTGCACTCTCTATTGCTCGTTTTATAGCCTCGCGTCTATTCTCTATTATTTCAAAGTTGTTTTTTTCAATTCCGAGAACTACATCCTTTATTATTTCTAGCGGGTCTTCAGTTCTTGGATTATCAGAAGTTATAAATGAGAAATCACTTAAGTTTGTTCCTATTTTACCCATTATAGGTCTTTTGGTTTTATCACGATCTCCACCGCAACCGTAAACAGATATAAGTTTACCTTTTGTGAATTCCCTTACAGTTTCCAAAATATTTTCTAAACCATCAGGTGTATGTGCATAATCCAAAATTATTTCAAATCCCAAATTATGATTATTTTCAACAAGCTCACAACGTCCAGGTACTTGTACTTTTTGTAATGCTTTTTTAATTACCGTAATCTCTATTCCTTGAATTAAGCAAACTGTTATACACCCAAGAGCGTTATATACATTATAATTTCCTGGTATGTTTAATTCTATATCAAAAGAACTTTCTTTATACTTTAAAGTAAATTTACTTCCTCTTGAATGCATTTTTATATTGCTAGCCATAATATCTGCCGTGTGGTTTAATGCAAAACTTAATTTACTATTTTTTATTGAATTATAGGCTTTAGCGCCGTATTCATCGTCAATATTAATTACTGATGTTTTGCTTAACTTAAACAATTTTAATTTAGCATTAAAATAATTTTCAAAAGTTTTATGAAAATCCAAATGATCTTGAGTTAAATTTGTGAAAATGCTTTCGCAAAACTCTATTCCATATACTCTATCTAAACTTAAAGAATGTGATGACACCTCCATTACACAATAATCAACATTAGAATCTACCATTTCTTTGAAAAGCTCATGTAATTCTAGTGATTCTGGAGTAGTTCTCTCTGTATGAATCTTCTTTTTTCCTATAAAATTTGCTATGGTACCTATTAGTCCAACTTTGTATCCACTCTGCTCGAGTATTGCTTTAATCATAAAGGCTGATGTTGTTTTTCCGTTAGTTCCTGTAATCCCTATCATTTTCATACTACGACTTGGATTTTCATAAAAATTAGCCGCACTTATAGCTAATGTCCTTCTCGCGTCCTCAACTTTAATCACAACGATATCTAGTCCATCTTCTATATCCTTCTGACATACAACAGCAACAGCGCCATTATTAATAGCGCTTTGAATATATTTATGACCATCGAGATTATATCCTTCAATAGCGAAAAACACGTCCCCTTTTTTTACCTTTCTTGAATCATATTGAATTTTTTTTATATCTATATCAATATCACCCTTTATTAAATTGAAATTAATATTCTCCATAATTTTTCTTAACTTCATACAATCGCTCCCTTAATTCATAACATATTGCCTCAAAGCAAAATATATTATTCTTTTTATTACTAACCTCTTTTACAAATAATATACAAATAAAGTTGATCTTATTAAAAATCACTCTACCCTCTAACATGGCAAATCCGACAGTTCACAAATGCTGAATACTGTCGGTTTTTGTTTGCCACGTACTAATTTATAATTATACACTATATTTAATAACATTTCACAATGTCAGTCATCTATTACTAAAGATAAAAGCTAATCAGCCATAATATCTAGATCTGCAGTGATTGTAGTTCCTTTCTTTACGACTTTACCTTCTAACGTTTGCTCTGTCACTATCCCGTTCCCAGCAAATGTAACTTTTAGTCCAAGACTACTCAGTAGTTCACTAGCGCTTTCTGAGCTACGACCTATAATACTTGGAACCATAACCGTATTACTATCTTCTTTAACTACGCCCGTATGCAGGATAATCTCAGTTCCCTCTTTAACCGTACAACCAGGTTTTGGTGTCATATCAGTAATAGTACCTCCATCTGAACTTAATTTTATATTTAAATTGTTTTCTTTTATTATCTTCTGCGCATCTGCTGTTTTAAGACCTCTTACCTCAGGTACAATAACATCTTTTAATAAACTTTTGCCAATTTCCTCGCTAGTAGCATCAGATTTTAATGATAAATAATTGAAAATATCATTAAATACCTGTTTTCCAACAACAGTCGCAATCTGACCACCATAGTAATTAGATGGGTCTGGTTCATCTATATTAATTAGTATAGTTATTTGAGGATCATTTGACGGAGCCATCCCTGCAAATGATGAAACATATTTTTGTGATGCATATCCTGGACCTGTCTCACTAATCTTTTGAGCAGTTCCTGTTTTTCCAGCAATATGATATCCCGCGATAAATGCCTTCTTACCACCACCACTTTCTACAACTTGTTCAAGGTAACCCCTAAGCTGCTTTGCGACTGACGGTTCAATTATCTTTCTCTCATTATAATTTGAATATTTCTCTAGAACCTTTTTAGTATTTGTATCCCCATAATCAACTATCTCTTTCATGATATGAGGAGTTATAAGCTTTCCTCCATTTGCAATAGCATTAAATCCTGTTAGATATTGTATGCAAGATATAGCATTACTTTGACCAAATGATGTTGTCGCTACATCTTGAGCAGTCATATCCTTAGTCTTTCTAACTATTCCTGAAGCTTCCCCATTTACATCAATCTTAGTTTTTTGACCAAATCCAAACAAATGAATATACTTATTTAATTTTTCAGGTCCTAGCCTACGACCGAGTTCCATAAATCCAACATTACATGAGTTCTTTAATATATCCACAAAGTTTTCAGCTCCATGCCCTGTAGTTTTCCAACACTTAATTCTTCTCCCTGCAACTACAGTGCTACCAGTACAATTAAATTTATCATCTTCCTTAACTAACTTTTCCTGCATTGCACCTGTGGCTGTAAATACTTTAAAAATAGATCCAGGTTCAAAGATATCACTAACAGCCCTATTTCTCCATACCTTTTGATTTTGATCATAACTTTTGCTAAGATCCCAAGGATCATTAGGATTATAGTCTGGTTTATTAACCATTCCTAATATTTCGCCGTTTTTAGGATTCATTGCAATTATGCTAACTGCTTTTGCTTTATTATCAATCATAGCTTGTGATGCAGCTTTTTCGCAAAAATACTGAATCATCTCATCGATTGTAAGCACTACATCTTTACCATTTATTGGTTTTGTATAATCGGATATTGTGTAAGGCACTTCCTCACTTTTTCTATCGGTTTCTGAAATTTTCATTCCAGGTACCCCTGATAGAAACTTATTGTAATAAAGTTCAACACCTGTTAATCCATTACCATCAGAATTTGTATGTCCTAAGACACTTGATAAGAAATTATTATTGGGATAAAATCTTTTTGTGTCCCCAGTAATCACAATTCCACGAAGATTATGTTTTTTCGAATAATCACTTATTTTATCAGCTGTATCTTTTTCTATCCTTCTCTTCAAAGTAGCTGACCCAATAACCTTGCCTTTTGAATTTGTCTTAGTCAAAGTTGATAAAACGTCACTAGATTCCATTCCAAGTATTGTAGCTAGTTCTGGCGCAATAATTTTCATAGTTAAGTTATTTTTCGTCGTAGTTTCTCTTAACGCATTAAGATCTAAATCTACTCTAAAAACATTTGCACTTATAGCTAGCTCCTTTCCACTTCTATCTAGAATTCGTCCCCTCTTTGGTGAAATTCGAACATCACTTGTCCACTGTAGAATTGCTTTTTCTTTGTAATCATATCCTTTAACTATCATTACGTAGCTTAACCTACTAATTAATAGAAAAAACAAAATAAAAAGTATGAAAAAGACAATTAACATTCTACGTTTAACTATTACCTTGTCTCTATACTCCCCTCTTGCCAACTTCTTTCCCCCTTGCTACTTAACTGGGCATTCCTTACTATCTAAAACATAAAATCTTTTATTTTATTTACTACATTATTACTTATTCTAACTTTCGAATCATCATTTGCTTCTAAATTGTTTTTGCTTAAATTAAAATATTGTATATCGCTTACTTTAGGTTTAACCATATGAAGTTTTGTCGTAGCCGTTTTCTCAATATAACTTATATTTCTAAACTTTATTAGATCTACCTCATATGCATCATTTTGTTTACTTATTGTGTCTATCTGAGCTTTGGCTTTAGAACTTGCTTGTTGATAAGAATATATCATACAGTACCTTGCAATAATAACCATTCCAATAACAAACCCTATAAAAATATTAAAAAGAACTCTTTTTTTCTTTTTAATATCCTTTTGTCTTTTACTTTGCCTAGCCTGCCTTTGTGACTTCTCTAAATCTTCATATTTTCGTTTTGTAATTTGTTCTTGTGGTGCTAAAACTGTATTTCCAAACACTTCAAACTCTTTTTTTGCTACTATCACTTTATTCACCCCATCCACAATTTAGAACTATATTTTTTCTGCCACTCTTAGTTTTGCACTTCTGCTCCTACTATTTACCTCTAGTTCTTCTTCTGTTGCTCTTATAGGTTTTCTACTAATAAGTTTTACGATTGGCATTTTACCACACACACACATAGGTAACTCTTTTGGACATTTACATGGATCTTCTAAGCTTTTAAATTTAACTTTAACAATTCTATCCTCCAGTGACTGGAATGTAATAATCGCCATTCTTCCACCAGAGTTTAGTCTATCTATCCCATCTTCTATTGCTTTATCAAGTATTTTCAGTTCCCCGTTAACTTCAATTCTTATGCCTTGGAAAGTTCTTTTAGCAGGGTGACCTCCATCTCTCTTAAACTTTGCAGGGATAGCTGCATCTATAACATTCACTAGCTCAAGCGTTGTTTCAATTGGTTTGTCCTTCCTCCTATCCACTATGAAATTTGCAATTCTTTTAGAAAATTTCTCTTCACCATAATTTCTTAAAACATCTGCTATTTGCTCTTCTTCGTAATTATTTACAACGTCGAAAGCTGTAATTCCGCGACTTCTGTCCATTCTCATATCAAGTTTAGCATCCCTCATATAACTAAATCCACGTTCTGTATTATCTAATTGATATGACGAAACCCCTAAATCCATAAAAATACCATCAACTTTTTCAATTTCTAATTTATCTAGTATTGTCTTTATATTGTAAAAATTATCATGTACATAAGTAACGTTATTAAATTCCTTAATCTTTTCCTTTGCAGCCTTTAGTGCATCCTCGTCTTGATCAATTCCAATAAGCCTTCCTTTAGAAGATAATCTTTTTAAAATTTCGAGTGAATGACCTGCACCTCCTAATGTACAATCGACATAAATTCCATCTTCCTTTATATCAAGTGCTTCAATACACTCATTTAATAAAACTGATATATGTTTAAACTCCATTTTTATCTCCTTTTATAAACCTAATTCGTTCATTTTTTCTGCAATCTCATCAAAATTCATATCTGACTCATTATATTTATCCCATTTATCTTTAGCCCATATTTCTATTCTAGTTGATACACCTATACTTACTATTTCCTTTTTAATTGAAGCATATTCACATAAATTTTGTGGTATTAAGGCCCTTCCTTGCTTATCACTTGTTATTTCATTTGCACCTGAGAAAAAAAATCGCACAAATGCTCTGGCATCCTTACTCGTTAATGGAAGTTTTTTTAATTTTTCCTCCATTATCTTCCATTCGTCCATTGTATATATATACAAGCAACCATCAAGGCCCTTAGTCAGTATAAATTCGCTACCTAGTCCCTCGCGAAATTTTGTGGGAATAATCATTCTGTTTTTACTATCAATGGCATGTTGATATTCACCAATAAACATAATATTACCCCACTTTATATTATTACTCCACTTTGAACCACTTTAAACCATTTTAAACCACTATTAAGTAATATTCTATAGAAAAACAAAAATTCCTCTTTATTTTATATCATTTTTGAAATTTTAAATGTAATTTTAAATGTAATTAAATCATTTCAATCCTTTACTTGAATTTATTAACTAAAATTACATTAATATCTTTGAAATGCATTAGCTTGAAATAGAATAATATCTAGAGTATAATTTATTAGAACTGAATAATATTAAACGCAGGAAAGGAATGTACATATATATGAAGCTAGGAATTGTAGGTTTACCAAATGTAGGGAAAAGCACATTATTTAATGCAATTACAAAGGCAGGCGCAGAATCTGCCAACTATCCATTTTGTACTATAGAACCAAATGTAGGAGTTGTAAGTGTTCCAGACAAAAGACTGGACGTATTACAAGGTATTTACGATAGTAAAAAAATAATTCACACTGCTATTGAATTTTATGATATAGCTGGCCTCGTAAAAGGAGCAAGCAAAGGAGAAGGTTTAGGTAATAAATTTTTATCTCACATAAGAGAGGTTGCATCTATTGTTCATGTAGTAAGATGTTTTGTAGATGAAAATATCATACATGTAGATGGTAACGTTGATCCACTTCGAGATATAGACACCATTAACCTAGAACTTATTTTTTCTGATCTTGATGTATTAGAGAGGCGCCTCGAAAGATCACAAAAACTTGTTCGTTCTGGAGATAAAACGGCAAAAATGGAATATGAACTTATGGAAAGAATAAAAGAACACCTTGAAGCAAATCTTCCGGCAAGGACCCTTGACTTTACAGAGGAAGAAACTATTTTCGTAAACAGTCTTTTCCTAATTACTTCAAAGCCAGTATTATATGCTGCAAACATTAGTGAAGATGATCTTATGTCTGGTAATACAGAAAATGATATGGTTAAAAAAGTTCAGGAATTTGCTAAAAATGAAAATTCAGAAGTAATTGTAGTTTGTGCAAGCCTAGAGGAAGAATTATCTACTTTAGACGACGCGGAAAAAATGGAGCTTTTACAAGAATATGGCCTTAACGAAACAGGCCTTGATAAACTTATTCATTCAAGTTATAGATTACTCGGACTAATGAGTTACTTAACTGCAGGCCCTCAAGAAATAAGAGCCTGGACTATACACGTTGGGACTAAAGCCCCTGCTGCAGCTGGTAAAATTCATTCTGATATAGAAAGAGGTTTTATAAGGGCAGAAATAGTTTCTTATGATAAATTAGTTGAATGTGGTAGCGAAGCTGCTGCTAAGGAAAAAGGACAATATAGACTTGAAGGAAAAGAGTACATTATGCAAGATGGTGATGTAGTCAACTTTAGATTTAACGTATAAAAAATATAAGCCGCAGATACTAAGAAATTAGTTCTGTGGCTTTTTTTCATTAATTCTTGCTTTTCTCATGTCCATTATAACAAAAGTATATATTGCTACAACTGCGTTTCGCTTCACCTTGAAATTCTAGAATTTATTATATTTATGGATGCTAAAACCCACAAACTCGCTGCGCTCAAACATGTGGGTTTCTTAACGCATACATAAATATAATAAATTAAGAATTTCTAAGGTTTGCTCAAATGCATTTTACGCAATATATACTTTTGTTAACATGTTATGATTAACAACAACGTCTAATTATTTTCTGCTACTGTATTTCTTTAGCTCTTTGCTAATGATTAACATTAGAGATTCAAAGTTCTCATTTGAGTCCCCTATTAGTAATTGAATTGCATCATCGATCGAGGTCATTGTGTATATATGAAAGTTTCCATTTTTAATTTCCTGTTCAACTTCCTCATTTAGAACCAAATCGTCTGCATTAGATAGAGGAATCAACACACCTTTGCCTTTTATAGTGTCTAAGGCTTTGCAGGCTGCAAAGAAACCTTCTATTTTATGATTTACTCCTCCAATAGGTTGGACTTCTCCAAATTGATTTACCGAACCTGTAAGGGCAATGTTTTGCTTTACTGGTATTTTGCTTAAGGCAGAGATCATACTTATGATTTCTGCAACCGATGCACTATCACCATCTATTTTTCCGTATATTTGTTCAAAACTTACGTGGAAATCAACTGGTAGTTTACTAAACCCGCCATTAATATTACTCATGTAACCCTTCAGAATATTAATAGATTTACTATGAATGTTACCACTTAGATTGCTCTCTTGCTGAACGTCTATTATATTACCTGCTCCCTTATAACAACAACAGGTGATCTTTATTGGCTTACCAAAACTAAAATATCCTGTATCAATTACTGATAGTCCATTCACTTGTCCTATTTTACTATTTGTAACATCAATAAGCATTTTCTTTTCAGTATAGTTATTTAAAATTTCCTTTTCCATAATATTTTTTGTGTACCCTACGTCAATTATATCATTTTCATTAATTTCAGATCTATTTTCTGACTCAACCTTATTACTAGCTAATATTAATAATTTTTTAATCTCATGTTTGTCATAATAAACTTTTTTCTTACTTTCTACCCTCTTAGACATTATTCTTGCCACTTCTCTGATAGCTCCATTTGTAAGTGATTTAAAATTATTTTCAAGGCAAATCTTATTAATTCCAAATACTAAGGAGTTTTTTAGATTATTATCTATATTCTGTACTGGATTACATTCTGCTATTATAGTGAATATTTTTTTAAAGTCCACATCATAATTATAAAGCAAGTCGTATGTCTCGTAATCTCCAATAAGAATAATTTTTGTTTTGATGGATATAGGTTCTGGTTTTAAAGTGTTTAAAGAAATAATCTCATAATGGTTACTGTTAGCGCCAACATCTACCTTTTCTGCTAATAAAGATTTCTTTAACTGATTATAAGCTAAAGGGTTACTTAGTAAACTATTTATTCTAATTATCAAACACCCTTCATTTGCTTTGAGTAAACTTCCGCTCCTTATAAATCCAACATTAGTTGAATAAACTCCTTTGTGATTTTCATATTCTATATTCCCAATTAAGTTCGTTAAATTAGGATCTTGCTCAAATATTACTGGTGGTACTTTATTATTGCTGTTATCCACAATTACATTAATAATATATTTATATATAATCTCATTTATTTGCTCTTCATCATCATCATAATTCATAGAATAATTATCTACAAGTCTTGTTTCAATACTAGTACATACTATATCAATATACTCCACTACAACTTTATCTTCCATAAACATATCTTTAAAATCATCTTTTAATTGGCTCATTTCATTTTTGTAGTATATTCCCATTATTTGTTTTATTTTTTCTAAGTCCCTTGCTTCAAAGTCTTTTAATTTCTCTAAAGTATCTTTAGCTTTTTCTTTTAAAATTTTCGCCGTAGCTAAAATTTCTTCTTTTCTCTCTTTATCTAGTGTATCATATTCATTCTCTGACATTTCCTTTCCTTTACTTAAAGGAATGAATGTAAACCCACTATTAGTAGACTTTATGTCAAAACCTCTATCTTTTGCTATATCTATTAGACCCCCAATAAGTTCATTCCTTTTTTTTTGAATTCCTTCTTGGATCCCCTCTTTTTCTTTATTTGATGAGTTATTATAAAACTGAAATGTACACTCTAAATACTCATCTTGTAATTCCTCAAGTATATCTTTTAACCTATTTCCACCCCCATTACTTACAATAATAGGTTTAGGAGATTTTTCATCTTCATATAATACATAACAAATATCTTTTGGTTTACTATTATTCTGAAAGATTTTATCTACACATTCAGTAATATCGTTAAGACTTTCCTTTGAAAAATCGTCTATTAAATAAACATTAA
Encoded here:
- the rsmH gene encoding 16S rRNA (cytosine(1402)-N(4))-methyltransferase RsmH, with the protein product MEFKHISVLLNECIEALDIKEDGIYVDCTLGGAGHSLEILKRLSSKGRLIGIDQDEDALKAAKEKIKEFNNVTYVHDNFYNIKTILDKLEIEKVDGIFMDLGVSSYQLDNTERGFSYMRDAKLDMRMDRSRGITAFDVVNNYEEEQIADVLRNYGEEKFSKRIANFIVDRRKDKPIETTLELVNVIDAAIPAKFKRDGGHPAKRTFQGIRIEVNGELKILDKAIEDGIDRLNSGGRMAIITFQSLEDRIVKVKFKSLEDPCKCPKELPMCVCGKMPIVKLISRKPIRATEEELEVNSRSRSAKLRVAEKI
- the mraZ gene encoding division/cell wall cluster transcriptional repressor MraZ — encoded protein: MFIGEYQHAIDSKNRMIIPTKFREGLGSEFILTKGLDGCLYIYTMDEWKIMEEKLKKLPLTSKDARAFVRFFFSGANEITSDKQGRALIPQNLCEYASIKKEIVSIGVSTRIEIWAKDKWDKYNESDMNFDEIAEKMNELGL
- the ychF gene encoding redox-regulated ATPase YchF; the encoded protein is MKLGIVGLPNVGKSTLFNAITKAGAESANYPFCTIEPNVGVVSVPDKRLDVLQGIYDSKKIIHTAIEFYDIAGLVKGASKGEGLGNKFLSHIREVASIVHVVRCFVDENIIHVDGNVDPLRDIDTINLELIFSDLDVLERRLERSQKLVRSGDKTAKMEYELMERIKEHLEANLPARTLDFTEEETIFVNSLFLITSKPVLYAANISEDDLMSGNTENDMVKKVQEFAKNENSEVIVVCASLEEELSTLDDAEKMELLQEYGLNETGLDKLIHSSYRLLGLMSYLTAGPQEIRAWTIHVGTKAPAAAGKIHSDIERGFIRAEIVSYDKLVECGSEAAAKEKGQYRLEGKEYIMQDGDVVNFRFNV
- a CDS encoding AAA family ATPase is translated as MSKELTPKDIIYEFDIENIDARETLNPMPQYLDVIKNIKTAMSIDKEGFNVYLIDDFSKESLNDITECVDKIFQNNSKPKDICYVLYEDEKSPKPIIVSNGGGNRLKDILEELQDEYLECTFQFYNNSSNKEKEGIQEGIQKKRNELIGGLIDIAKDRGFDIKSTNSGFTFIPLSKGKEMSENEYDTLDKERKEEILATAKILKEKAKDTLEKLKDFEARDLEKIKQIMGIYYKNEMSQLKDDFKDMFMEDKVVVEYIDIVCTSIETRLVDNYSMNYDDDEEQINEIIYKYIINVIVDNSNNKVPPVIFEQDPNLTNLIGNIEYENHKGVYSTNVGFIRSGSLLKANEGCLIIRINSLLSNPLAYNQLKKSLLAEKVDVGANSNHYEIISLNTLKPEPISIKTKIILIGDYETYDLLYNYDVDFKKIFTIIAECNPVQNIDNNLKNSLVFGINKICLENNFKSLTNGAIREVARIMSKRVESKKKVYYDKHEIKKLLILASNKVESENRSEINENDIIDVGYTKNIMEKEILNNYTEKKMLIDVTNSKIGQVNGLSVIDTGYFSFGKPIKITCCCYKGAGNIIDVQQESNLSGNIHSKSINILKGYMSNINGGFSKLPVDFHVSFEQIYGKIDGDSASVAEIISMISALSKIPVKQNIALTGSVNQFGEVQPIGGVNHKIEGFFAACKALDTIKGKGVLIPLSNADDLVLNEEVEQEIKNGNFHIYTMTSIDDAIQLLIGDSNENFESLMLIISKELKKYSSRK